In a genomic window of Plectropomus leopardus isolate mb chromosome 6, YSFRI_Pleo_2.0, whole genome shotgun sequence:
- the LOC121944807 gene encoding zinc finger protein with KRAB and SCAN domains 8-like isoform X2, whose amino-acid sequence MIGINWKTTFYFFDFFNEEKMSSVEYLREFVNKRLTAAAEEILGAFKTTIVQYEEELDRQRRLLDVIWKPQIHLHRIGLPQQHVFKQEELPADQQLRVQERSSSLHQEDPEPPRIKEEQEELCTSQEGEQLVLKQETDAFMLTCEESDHSEDQTLSLNPDETLSEAEKQSSVKMPVISSVVSESHSDHQLLSHTFKSQDREGGEHGDAGSTRNTNKKQRKQHHKCNSKTKNVSNPTLSAFHRSTGTNKKSLKCDTCGKAFRYNSDLQRHLMTHTGETPYPCITCEKSFKQKSVLIAHMRIHTGEKPFTCKACGKGFRRNHDLIVHNRRAHTGEKPYLCRICGKRYCDSSDMAKHVRSHTAKGRSLIFAKYVGDDYSSLSNPTMSTIHHKTHTGENLKLRHQWKCVHQLM is encoded by the exons ATGATTGGGATTAACTGGAAGACGACATTTTacttctttgatttttttaatgaagaaaaaatgtcttcagttgAGTATTTGAGAGAGTTTGTTAACAAGCGGCTGACTGCTGCCGCTGAAGAAATATTGGGTGCTTTTAAAACAACTATCGTCCAGTACGAAGAAGAGCTCGACCGTCAGCGCAGACTGCTGGATGTCATCTGGAAACCCCAAATACATCTACACAGGATCG GGCTCCCACAGCAACATGTCTTTAAGCAGGAGGAGCTTCCCGCTGACCAGCAGCTCCGTGTTCAGGAGAGGAGCTCCAGTCTgcaccaggaggacccagagcctccacgtattaaagaggagcaggaggagctctgcaccagtcaggagggagagcagctcgTCCTGAAGCAGGAGACTGATGCCTTTATGTTGACTTGTGAGGAAAGTGACCACAGTGAAGATCAGACTCTGAGCCTCAATCCTGATGAGACTCTGAGTGAGGCCGAGAAACAGTCTTCAGTCAAAATGCCAGTTATAAGTTCAGTGGTATCAGAATCACACAGTGACCACCAGCTCCTCTCTCACACCTTTAAAAGCCAAGATCGGGAAGGAGGTGAGCACGGAGACGCAGGATCaacaagaaacacaaataaaaaacaaaggaaacaacatcacaaatgcaacagcaaaactaaaaatgtatctAACCCAACTTTGTCAGCATTTCACCGCAGTACTGGCACaaataaaaagtctttaaaatgtgacacatgTGGGAAAGCTTTTAGGTACAACTCGGATCTGCAGAGACACCTGATGACACACACAGGCGAGACGCCATATCCTTGCATCACCTGTGAGAAAAGCTTTAAACAGAAATCAGTACTGATTGCTCATATGAGAATCCACACGGGAGAGAAGCCGTTTACTTGCAAAGCATGTGGGAAAGGATTCAGACGTAATCATGACTTGATAGTTCACAATAGAAGAGCCCACACTGGTGAGAAGCCGTACCTTTGCAGGATCTGCGGTAAAAGATACTGTGATTCGTCTGACATGGCAAAGCATGTAAGGTCACATACAGCGAAGGGACGAAGCcttatatttgcaaaatatgtggGAGACGATTACAGCAGTCTGTCAAACCCAACTATGTCAACAATTCACCATAAAACTCACACAG GAGAAAACCTCAAGCTAAGACACCAGTGGAAGTGTGTTCACCAGCTGATGTAA
- the LOC121944712 gene encoding zinc finger protein 569-like: MSSVEYLRGFVIERLTAAAEEIFGVFHKTVVQYEEELDRQRKLLDNIWKPEIHLYSEELQQQHVCKQEEVLADQQLCVQERSSSLDQEEPEPPQIKEEQEELSSSQEGEQLVLKQETDAFMLTPTCEESDQTVSFSFNETQSVMEENPLNFISVEAHSDHQLLFYNSQSQDQGGGEHGDAETTLQHQHHKSNSHTASNQTVSTIHCKMSLKCDTCGRDFRCKSDLQRHMLKHTGERPHTCNTCGKSFSQTSVLKVHLRTHTGEKPYSCNTCGKRFCRASDLTAHVRIHSGEKPYSCKICEKHFRSSSQLTGHMRTHTGEKPYSCNTCGKRFPQPSLLKAHIRIHTGERPYLCKTCGKDFRVSSALKFHMRTHTGEKPYSCKTCGRAFRVSAHLIGHMKIHTDEKPYSCNTCGKDFRRSNELTIHIRRLEDDVCSADISFNPRQTTMSSVDYLRGFVVERLTAAAEEIFGAFKKTIVEYEEEIDRQRRLLDIVWKPEIKLHSIELPRQHVCKQEEVPADQQPCVQERSSSLSQEEPEPPRIKVEQEEPSTSQEGEPLVLKQETDAFMLTPTCEEFDHSEDQTVNFSFNETQSVMTEKSQNYMPAKSSVAPEPNSERSWYLYYNSQNQDQEGGDVGASGSTTNAQPNFQNQHYKSNTYIINVTDPALSTIYYNAHTGKKSFKCNMCEKVFRCKSDLKRHLKIHTGEKPYSCNTCGKRFNQPSILKAHIRLHTGEKPYLCNTCGERFCRSSDLKAHVRVHTGEKPYLCKTCGKDFRSSSHLKIHTRTHTGEKPYTCQTCGRAFRLIGHLIGHIRTHTGEKPYSCSVCGKHFRLSGTLKDHMRRMH; the protein is encoded by the exons ATGTCTTCAGTTGAGTATTTGAGAGGTTTTGTCATCGAGCGGCTGACTGCTGCCGCTGAAGAAATATTCGGAGTTTTTCATAAAACTGTCGTCCAGTACGAAGAAGAGCTCGACCGTCAGCGCAAACTGCTGGATAACATCTGGAAACCCGAAATACATTTATACAGCGAGG AGCTCCAACAGCAGCATGTCTGTAAGCAGGAGGAGGTTCTTGCTGACCAGCAGCTCTGCGTTCAGGAGAGGAGCTCCAGTCTGGACCAGGAGGAGCCAGAGCCTCCAcagattaaagaggagcaggaggagctcagcagcagtcaggagggagagcagctcgTCCTGAAGCAGGAGACCGATGCCTTCATGTTGACTCCTACTTGTGAGGAAAGTGACCAGACTGTGAGCTTTAGTTTCAACGAAACTCAGAGTGTGATGGAGGAAAACCCTCTGAACTTCATTTCAGTAGAAGCACACAGTGACCATCAGCTCCTCTTTTACAACTCTCAGAGCCAAGATCAGGGAGGAGGTGAGCACGGAGACGCAGAGACAACGCTACAGCATCAGCATCACAAAAGCAACAGTCACACTGCATCTAACCAAACTGTGTCAACAATTCactgtaaaatgtctttaaaatgtgacacatgTGGAAGAGATTTTAGGTGCAAGTCAGATTTGCAGAGGCATATGTTGAAACACACAGGTGAGAGGCCACATACATGCAACACCTGTGGCAAAAGCTTCAGTCAGACATCAGTTCTGAAGGTTCATTTAAGaacccacacaggtgagaagccgtATTCTTGTAACACCTGTGGAAAAAGATTCTGTCGGGCGTCAGATTTGACAGCTCATGTTAGAATCCACTCGGGCGAGAAGCCGTATTCGTGCAAAATATGCGAAAAACACTTCAGATCAAGCAGTCAACTGACAGGCCacatgaggacacacacaggtgagaagccgtATTCTTGCAACACCTGCGGGAAGAGATTCCCTCAACCGTCATTACTGAAAGCTCATATAAGAATCCACACAGGTGAGAGGCCGTATTTGTGCAAGACGTGCGGGAAAGATTTCAGAGTCAGCAGCGCCTTGAAATTCCACATGAGAACTCACACGGGCGAGAAGCCGTATTCGTGCAAAACATGTGGGAGAGCTTTCAGAGTTAGCGCTCACTTGATAGGCCACATGAAAATCCATACAGACGAGAAGCCGTATTCTTGCAACACCTGTGGGAAAGATTTCAGGCGTAGCAATGAACTGACAATCCACATCAGAAGA CTGGAGGACGACGTCTGTAGCGCAGATATTTCTTTCAACCCTCGCCAAACAACAATGTCTTCGGTTGATTATTTGAGAGGATTCGTCGTCGAGCGACTGACTGCTGCTGCCGAAGAAATATTCGGCGCTTTTAAGAAAACTATCGTCGAGTACGAAGAAGAAATCGACCGTCAGCGCAGATTGCTGGACATCGTCTGGAAACCCGAAATTAAGCTTCACAGCATCG AGCTCCCACGGCAGCATGTCTGTAAGCAGGAGGAGGTTCCTGCTGACCAGCAGCCCTGTGTTCAGGAGAGGAGCTCCAGTCTGAGCCAGGAGGAGCCAGAGCCTCCACGTATAAAAGTGGAGCAGGAGGAGCCCAGCAccagtcaggagggagagccGCTCGTCCTGAAGCAGGAGACCGATGCCTTCATGTTGACTCCTACTTGCGAGGAATTTGACCACAGTGAAGATCAGACGGTTAACTTTAGTTTCAATGAAACTCAGAGTGTGATGACGGAAAAGTCTCAAAACTACATGCCAGCTAAAAGCTCTGTGGCGCCTGAGCCAAACAGCGAGAGGAGCTGGTACCTTTATTACAACTCTCAGAACCAGGATCAGGAAGGAGGTGATGTCGGAGCCTCGGGATCGACCACAAATGCGCAGCCAAACTTTCAGAATCAACATTACAAAAGCAACACTTACATTATTAATGTAACCGACCCGGCTTTGTCAACGATTTACTACAACGCCCACACAGGTAAAAAGTCTTTCAAGTGTAACATGTGTGAGAAAGTGTTTAGGTGTAAGTCAGATTTAAAGAGACACCTGAAAAttcacacaggtgagaagccgtATTCTTGCAACACCTGTGGCAAGAGATTCAATCAGCCGTCAATACTGAAGGCTCACATTAGActccacacaggtgagaagccgtATTTATGCAACACCTGCGGGGAAAGATTCTGTCGATCGTCCGATCTGAAAGCTCACGTAAGAGTCCACACAGGCGAGAAGCCGTATTTGTGCAAAACGTGTGGGAAAGATTTCAGATCAAGTAGTCACCTGAAAATCCACACGAGAActcacacaggtgagaagccgtACACGTGCCAAACGTGCGGGCGAGCTTTCAGACTTATCGGCCATTTGATCGGCCACATCAGAACCCACACAGGCGAGAAGCCGTATTCGTGCAGCGTCTGCGGGAAACATTTCAGACTCAGTGGTACCTTGAAAGACCACATGAGAAGAATGCACTAA
- the grsf1 gene encoding LOW QUALITY PROTEIN: G-rich sequence factor 1 (The sequence of the model RefSeq protein was modified relative to this genomic sequence to represent the inferred CDS: deleted 1 base in 1 codon), whose amino-acid sequence MSRGSKSLLFLLQRCVAVRQVTLPTAIKTRCSSLLSGGCGVIQQRTWTSTQRAVCQLQSAVRASRYRFCTKAGAPFEEEYPPLPTYIPDPEPETKDVYIVHVKGLPWACSAQDVLQFFSECRIRDGSNGIHFTRTKQGRSTGQAFIEMEHEEDVSKALEKHRQYLGPRYVEVYEVTNKDAEEILKKAVHVGQEVGVVRLRGLPFSCTEVDIARFFSGLDIVENGITIVRNYRGKNTGNAYVKFFSKEAANEALRRDRQVIGNRYIEVFPSTDEEIHSSWRRRMRSASPQMTRPESADWWDSGPPQSSGQLDHYVHVRGLPFQVSGEDIVKFFYPLVVSKIIIECGPDGRLNGEADVYFSCHQDALAAMSRDRMHMGERYIELFLNSAPDSN is encoded by the exons ATGTCTCGGGGCAGTAAgtcgttgttgtttttgctgcagcGGTGTGTCGCAGTCAGACAGGTAACATTACCGACAGCTATCAAAACAAGATGCAGCAGCTTGTTGTCCGGCGGGTGCGGGGTCATTCAGCAGCGGACTTGGACGTCAACACAGCGGGCGGTGTGTCAGCTTCAGTCCGCAGTGAGAGCCAGCCGGTACCGCTTCTGTACCAAG GCAGGAGCACCTTTTGAAGAAGAATACCCTCCGCTTCCCACCTATATACCTGATCCAGAACCAGAGACGAAGGATGTGTACATCGTGCATGTGAAAGGTCTCCCGTGGGCGTGTTCGGCTCAGGACGTCCTGCAGTTCTTCTCAG AGTGTAGGATACGTGATGGGTCAAACGGGATCCATTTCACTAGGACCAAGCAGGGGAGGTCGACGGGACAAGCCTTCATCGAGATGGAGCACGAGGAGGACGTCAGCAAAGCTCTGGAGAAACACCGGCAGTACCTCGGTCCACGCTACGTGGAAG tataTGAAGTAACAAACAAGGATGCTGAAGAAATCCTGAAGAAAGCCGTCCATGTTGGACAAGAAGTGGGGGTTGTGCGGCTCAGAGGTCTCCCCTTCTCCTGCACCGAGGTCGACATCGCCCGGTTCTTTTCAG GTTTGGATATAGTGGAGAATGGAATTACCATCGTCAGAAattacagaggaaaaaatacCGGAAACGCTTATGTGAAATTTTTCTCAAAAGAAGCTGCCAATGAAGCTCTgcggagagacagacaggtcattGGAAACAG ATATATCGAGGTGTTTCCCAGCACAGATGAAGAAATTCATTCCtcttggaggaggaggatgagatCAGCGTCTCCTCAGATGACCCGCCCTGAATCAGCGGACTGGTGGGATTCTG GACCCCCTCAGAGTTCAGGCCAACTGGATCATTACGTCCACGTGAGAGGACTTCCTTTCCAGGTGTCAGGAGAAGACAttgttaag ttcttCTATCCTCTAGTTGTGTCCAAGATCATTATTGAATGCGGCCCCGACGGCAGGTTGAACGGAGAGGCC GACGTTTACTTCAGCTGCCACCAGGACGCCTTGGCCGCCATGTCCAGAGACAGAATGCACATGG GAGAACGATACATCGAGTTATTCCTCAACTCTGCACCAGACTCCAACTAA
- the LOC121944807 gene encoding gastrula zinc finger protein XlCGF57.1-like isoform X1: MIGINWKTTFYFFDFFNEEKMSSVEYLREFVNKRLTAAAEEILGAFKTTIVQYEEELDRQRRLLDVIWKPQIHLHRIGLPQQHVFKQEELPADQQLRVQERSSSLHQEDPEPPRIKEEQEELCTSQEGEQLVLKQETDAFMLTCEESDHSEDQTLSLNPDETLSEAEKQSSVKMPVISSVVSESHSDHQLLSHTFKSQDREGGEHGDAGSTRNTNKKQRKQHHKCNSKTKNVSNPTLSAFHRSTGTNKKSLKCDTCGKAFRYNSDLQRHLMTHTGETPYPCITCEKSFKQKSVLIAHMRIHTGEKPFTCKACGKGFRRNHDLIVHNRRAHTGEKPYLCRICGKRYCDSSDMAKHVRSHTAKGRSLIFAKYVGDDYSSLSNPTMSTIHHKTHTGKKSFKCDTCEKTFKFKSVLKTHLMMHTGERPFSCNTCGKNFNHKSVLMAHMRIHTGEKPFSCKLCGKKFTSNHDFKVHMRIHTGEKPYTCKTCGKKFSCSSGLSVHMKIHTGEKPYTCQTCEKEFSRKNNLLVHMRIHAGVKPYTCKTCGKEFTRNSNLVVHMRIHSGERPYICITCGKEFCRNSGLLVHMRIHAGEKPYICKTCGKGFRRSCELLVHNRRAHTGEKPHLCKICGKRFCDSSDLSKHVRSHTEKSRSLELAKHFGDD; the protein is encoded by the exons ATGATTGGGATTAACTGGAAGACGACATTTTacttctttgatttttttaatgaagaaaaaatgtcttcagttgAGTATTTGAGAGAGTTTGTTAACAAGCGGCTGACTGCTGCCGCTGAAGAAATATTGGGTGCTTTTAAAACAACTATCGTCCAGTACGAAGAAGAGCTCGACCGTCAGCGCAGACTGCTGGATGTCATCTGGAAACCCCAAATACATCTACACAGGATCG GGCTCCCACAGCAACATGTCTTTAAGCAGGAGGAGCTTCCCGCTGACCAGCAGCTCCGTGTTCAGGAGAGGAGCTCCAGTCTgcaccaggaggacccagagcctccacgtattaaagaggagcaggaggagctctgcaccagtcaggagggagagcagctcgTCCTGAAGCAGGAGACTGATGCCTTTATGTTGACTTGTGAGGAAAGTGACCACAGTGAAGATCAGACTCTGAGCCTCAATCCTGATGAGACTCTGAGTGAGGCCGAGAAACAGTCTTCAGTCAAAATGCCAGTTATAAGTTCAGTGGTATCAGAATCACACAGTGACCACCAGCTCCTCTCTCACACCTTTAAAAGCCAAGATCGGGAAGGAGGTGAGCACGGAGACGCAGGATCaacaagaaacacaaataaaaaacaaaggaaacaacatcacaaatgcaacagcaaaactaaaaatgtatctAACCCAACTTTGTCAGCATTTCACCGCAGTACTGGCACaaataaaaagtctttaaaatgtgacacatgTGGGAAAGCTTTTAGGTACAACTCGGATCTGCAGAGACACCTGATGACACACACAGGCGAGACGCCATATCCTTGCATCACCTGTGAGAAAAGCTTTAAACAGAAATCAGTACTGATTGCTCATATGAGAATCCACACGGGAGAGAAGCCGTTTACTTGCAAAGCATGTGGGAAAGGATTCAGACGTAATCATGACTTGATAGTTCACAATAGAAGAGCCCACACTGGTGAGAAGCCGTACCTTTGCAGGATCTGCGGTAAAAGATACTGTGATTCGTCTGACATGGCAAAGCATGTAAGGTCACATACAGCGAAGGGACGAAGCcttatatttgcaaaatatgtggGAGACGATTACAGCAGTCTGTCAAACCCAACTATGTCAACAATTCACCATAAAACTCACACAGGTAAGAAGTCTTTTAAATGTGACACTTGTGAGAAAACTTTTAAGTTTAAGTCAGTTTTGAAGACGCACCTGATGATGCACACGGGTGAGAGGCCGTTTTCTTGCAACACCTGTGGGAAGAACTTTAATCATAAATCCGTATTGATGGCTCATAtgagaatccacacaggagaaaagCCATTTTCTTGTAAACTATGTGGGAAAAAATTCACTTCCAACCATGACTTCAAAGTCCACATGCGaatccacacaggtgagaagccgtACACGTGCAAAACATGCGGAAAGAAATTCAGCTGTAGCAGTGGCTTGTCGGTCCACATGAAAATCCACACAGGCGAAAAGCCGTACACTTGCCAAACATGCGAAAAAGAATTCAGCCGTAAAAATAACTTGTTGGTGCACATGAGAATCCACGCAGGCGTGAAGCCGTATACGTGCAAAACATGTGGAAAAGAATTCACTCGTAACAGTAACTTGGTGGTGCACATGAGAATCCACTCAGGCGAGAGACCGTATATTTGCATAACGTGTGGAAAAGAGTTTTGCCGTAACAGTGGCTTGTTGGTCCACATGAGAATCCACGCAGGTGAGAAGCCGTATATTTGCAAAACATGTGGGAAAGGATTCAGACGTAGTTGTGAACTGTTGGTTCACAATAGGAGAGCCCACACTGGTGAGAAGCCGCACCTTTGCAAGATCTGTGGGAAAAGATTCTGTGACTCGTCTGACTTGTCAAAGCATGTCAGATCACATACCGAGAAGTCACGTAGCCTTGAATTGGCAAAACATTTCGGAGACGATTGA